From the Macaca nemestrina isolate mMacNem1 chromosome 7, mMacNem.hap1, whole genome shotgun sequence genome, one window contains:
- the LOC105497483 gene encoding AP-3 complex subunit beta-2 isoform X2 encodes MSAAPAYSEDKGGSAGPGEPEYGHDPASGGIFSSDYKRHDDLKEMLDTNKDSLKLEAMKRIVAMIARGKNASDLFPAVVKNVACKNIEVKKLVYVYLVRYAEEQQDLALLSISTFQRGLKDPNQLIRASALRVLSSIRVPIIVPIMMLAIKEAASDMSPYVRKTAAHAIPKLYSLDSDQKDQLIEVIEKLLADKTTLVAGSVVMAFEEVCPERIDLIHKNYRKLCNLLIDVEEWGQVVIISMLTRYARTQFLSPTQNESLLEENAEKAFYGSEEDEAKGAGSEETAAAALPARKPYIMDPDHRLLLRNTKPLLQSRSAAVVMAVAQLYFHLAPKAEVGVIAKALVRLLRSHSEVQYVVLQNVATMSIKRRGMFEPYLKSFYIRSTDPTQIKILKLEVLTNLANETNIPTVLREFQTYIRSMDKDFVAATIQAIGRCATNIGRVRDTCLNGLVQLLSNRDELVVAESVVVIKKLLQMQPAQHGEIIKHLAKLTDNIQVPMARASILWLIGEYCEHVPRIAPDVLRKMAKSFTAEEDIVKLQVINLAAKLYLTNSKQTKLLTQYVLSLAKYDQNYDIRDRARFTRQLIVPSEQGGALSRHAKKLFLAPKPAPVLESSFKDRDHFQLGSLSHLLNAKATGYQELPDWPEEAPDPSVRNVEVPEWTKCSNREKRKEKEKPFYSDSEGESGPTESADSDPESESESDSKSSSESGSGESSSESDNEDQDEDEEKGRGSESEQSEEDGKRKTKKKVPEGKGEASSSDEDSDSSSSTSESEMTSESEEEQLEPASWRRKTPPSSKRAPATKEISLLDLEDCSLLNPSHLHFASS; translated from the exons GCATGATGACCTGAAGGAGATGCTGGACACCAACAAGGATTCTCTAAAGCTGGAGGCCATGAAGAGGATTGTGGCG ATGATTGCCCGAGGAAAGAATGCTTCAGACCTGTTTCCAGCGGTGGTGAAGAATGTGGCCTGTAAGAACATAGAG GTGAAGAAGCTTGTCTACGTGTACCTGGTACGCTACGCTGAGGAGCAGCAAGACCTGGCCCTGCTATCCATCTCCACCTTCCAACGTGGCCTAAAG GACCCCAACCAACTGATTCGTGCCAGTGCCCTCCGTGTCCTCTCTAGCATCCGTGTGCCCATCATAGTGCCCATCATGATGCTAGCTATCAAGGAAGCCGCCTCGGACATGTCACCCTATGTGCGGAAAACAGCTGCCCACGCCATCCCTAAACTTTACAG TTTGGACTCTGACCAGAAGGATCAGCTGATAGAAGTCATTGAGAAGCTTCTGGCTGACAAGACCACG CTGGTGGCGGGGAGCGTGGTGATGGCCTTCGAGGAGGTCTGCCCGGAGCGCATCGACCTGATTCACAAAAACTACCGGAAACTCTGTAACCTGCTGATCGACGTGGAGGAGTGGGGCCAGGTGGTCATCATCAGCATGCTCACCCGCTACGCCCGCACGCAGTTCCTGAGCCCCACCCAAAAC GAATCCCTGCTAGAGGAGAACGCGGAGAAAGCCTTCTACGGCTCAGAGGAGGACGAGGCCAAGGGCGCGGGGTCTGAGGAGACGGCCGCCGCGGCGCTCCCCGCTCGAAAGCCCTATATCATGGATCCCGACCACCGGCTGCTGCTGCGCAACACCAAACCCCTGCTGCAGAGCCGCAGCGCCGCGGTGGTCATGGCGGTGGCGCAGCTCTACTTCCACCTGGCGCCCAAGGCGGAAGTGGGCGTCATCGCCAAGGCGCTAGTGCGCCTGCTGCGCAGCCACAG TGAGGTGCAGTACGTTGTGCTCCAGAACGTGGCCACCATGTCCATCAAGCGCCGG GGTATGTTTGAGCCCTACCTGAAGAGCTTCTACATCAGGTCCACCGACCCCACCCAGATCAAGATCCTGAAG CTGGAAGTGctgaccaacctggccaatgagACCAACATTCCTACTGTCCTACGGGAATTCCAG ACCTATATTCGCAGCATGGACAAGGACTTTGTGGCAGCCACAATCCAGGCCATTGGACGCTGTGCAACTAACATTGGCCGAGTCCGTGACACCTGCCTCAATGGCCTGGTGCAGCTGCTGTCCAACCGTGATG AGCTTGTGGTTGCAGAGTCAGTGGTCGTCATTAAGAAATTGCTACAGATGCAGCCAGCACAACATGGAGAGATCATCAAACACTTGGCAAAGCTTACAGACAACATCCAG GTGCCCATGGCCAGAGCCAGCATCCTGTGGCTCATCGGAGAGTACTGTGAGCACGTCCCCAGGATTGCACCTGATGTCTTAAGAAAAATGGCCAAGTCATTCACAGCAGAGGAGGATATTGTCAAGCTGCAGGTCATCAACTTAGCAGCCAAGCTCTACCTGACCAACTCTAAACAG ACCAAGCTGCTGACCCAGTATGTGCTGAGTCTGGCCAAATATGACCAGAACTATGATATTCGCGACCGGGCACGCTTCACCCGGCAGCTCATCGTCCCTTCCGAGCAGGGTGGGGCCCTTAGCCGCCATGCCAAGAAGCTCTTCCTGGCACCCAAACCAGCTCCAGTCTTGGAGTCATCCTTCAAAG ACCGGGACCACTTCCAGCTGGGCTCACTGTCCCACCTGCTCAATGCCAAGGCCACAGGCTACCAGGAGCTCCCAGATTGGCCGGAGGAAGCCCCAGACCCATCCGTGCGCAACGTGGAG GTACCTGAATGGACCAAGTGCTCAAATcgggagaagagaaaggagaaggaaaaaccCTTCTACTCGGACTCTGAGGGGGAGTCAGGCCCCACGGAGTCCGCAGACAGTG ACCCTGAGTCTGAGAGTGAATCAGACAGTAAGAGCAGCAGCGAGAGCGGCTCTGGGGAGTCCAGCAGTGAGTCTGACAATGAAGACCaggatgaggatgaggagaaagGCAGAGGCAGTGAGAG TGAACAGAGTGAGGAGGATGGTAAGAGGAAGACGAAGAAGAAGGTGccagagggaaaaggagaagcGTCATCCTCTGATGAGGACAGCGATTCCAGCAGTAGCACATCAGAGTCCGAGATGACATCAGAGTCCGAGGAGGAGCAGTTGGAACCTGCCTCCTGGAGGAGGAAAACA ccTCCCAGCAGCAAAAGGGCCCCTGCAACCAAGGAGATCTCCCTGCTTGATCTAGAGGACT GCTCCCTGCTCAACCCAAGTCACCTTCACTTTGCCTCATCATAG